The following coding sequences are from one Natrarchaeobaculum sulfurireducens window:
- a CDS encoding ribose-phosphate diphosphokinase, translating into MIVSGSASQALAASLARELEEPLAPVDSERFPDGELLASIPELEGSKRAIVVASTVSSDAHVELLQLQDALGEAGVDEIVTVLPYMGYGRQDRQFDVGQPISARAVARAISTGTDRVVTVNPHETGVCDFFEPTASAVDAAGQLAEPLPADLADPVFLSPDAGAVGLAETVRDAYGTGETDYFEKTRHSGTEVEITPSDVGVAGRDVVVTDDIIATGSTMSEAIAVLGERDVGRVFVTCIHPLLVRNAYTKLARAGVEAIYGTDTIERQASAVSVAPVLADHL; encoded by the coding sequence ATGATCGTCAGCGGATCCGCCTCACAGGCGCTCGCCGCCTCGCTCGCACGCGAACTCGAGGAACCACTCGCTCCCGTCGACTCCGAACGGTTTCCCGACGGTGAACTGCTCGCGTCTATCCCGGAACTCGAGGGTAGCAAGCGAGCGATCGTCGTCGCCTCGACGGTCTCGAGTGACGCCCACGTCGAGCTGCTTCAGCTACAGGACGCCCTCGGCGAAGCGGGCGTCGACGAGATCGTCACGGTGCTGCCGTACATGGGCTACGGCCGCCAGGACAGGCAGTTCGACGTGGGCCAGCCGATCTCTGCACGCGCCGTTGCCCGAGCCATCTCGACCGGCACGGACCGTGTCGTAACCGTCAATCCCCACGAAACGGGCGTCTGTGACTTTTTCGAGCCGACAGCGAGCGCCGTCGACGCCGCAGGCCAGCTCGCTGAGCCGCTGCCTGCCGACCTCGCTGACCCCGTCTTCCTCTCGCCCGACGCCGGGGCGGTCGGGCTGGCTGAGACGGTCCGTGATGCCTACGGTACGGGCGAGACGGATTACTTCGAGAAGACCCGTCACTCCGGAACGGAGGTCGAGATCACTCCCAGCGACGTCGGCGTGGCCGGCCGAGACGTCGTCGTCACCGACGACATCATCGCGACCGGTTCGACCATGAGCGAAGCCATCGCTGTCCTCGGCGAACGGGACGTCGGTCGCGTCTTCGTCACTTGCATCCATCCGCTGCTCGTCCGCAACGCGTACACGAAACTCGCTCGGGCGGGCGTCGAGGCGATCTACGGCACCGACACCATCGAACGGCAGGCAAGTGCGGTGTCGGTCGCCCCTGTTCTGGCCGACCACCTCTGA
- the glmM gene encoding phosphoglucosamine mutase produces MEVFGSSGTRGVANEELTPAFVLRVAKAAGTAWGADRVAIARDTRYTGRMLADAAASGLASTGTDVDRLGIVPTPGAQFYAEREGVPVVVVTASHNPPQYNGIKLVGPDGVELAVADLEEIESTLLGETYTVAPWDETGRARAIEGVTDDYVDALLASADREAIADADLTVALDPGHGAGALTSPEFFRELGCRVVTVNAQPDGHFPGRDPEPVPRNLEDLGRLVRATDADVGIAHDGDADRAIFFDEHGAYVEGDATLAALAAAELEAGDTAVSAVNVSQRLVDVAADADADLELTPIGSTNIITRIRELEAGGRPVPIAGEGNGGIFFPGYRLSRDGAHTAARFLELVAQQPVSEIVAPFDGYANVRRNLEYESTAERDAMLDAAANHAQAADAELNTRDGYRLDYGDAWVLARPSGTEPLVRVYAEARDEDRATELATELYETLLDAKASA; encoded by the coding sequence ATGGAAGTGTTCGGATCCAGCGGGACACGCGGCGTCGCAAACGAGGAACTGACGCCCGCGTTCGTCCTGCGCGTCGCGAAAGCGGCGGGAACGGCCTGGGGGGCCGACCGGGTCGCGATCGCCCGCGATACGCGATACACCGGTCGGATGCTGGCCGACGCAGCCGCAAGCGGGCTCGCGAGCACGGGCACCGACGTCGACCGCCTCGGGATCGTTCCTACGCCGGGTGCACAGTTCTATGCCGAACGCGAGGGCGTTCCGGTCGTCGTCGTCACGGCCTCACACAACCCACCACAGTACAACGGCATCAAGCTCGTCGGCCCCGACGGGGTCGAACTCGCCGTCGCCGATCTCGAGGAGATCGAGTCGACGCTGCTCGGAGAGACCTACACCGTCGCCCCGTGGGACGAGACGGGTCGCGCTCGGGCCATCGAGGGTGTCACCGACGACTACGTCGACGCCTTGCTCGCGTCGGCTGACCGCGAGGCGATCGCCGATGCCGACCTGACCGTCGCGCTCGATCCGGGCCACGGTGCCGGCGCGCTCACGAGTCCCGAATTCTTCCGGGAACTGGGCTGTCGCGTCGTCACCGTCAACGCCCAGCCCGACGGCCACTTCCCGGGTCGGGACCCTGAACCCGTCCCCCGAAATCTCGAGGATCTCGGCCGGCTCGTTCGGGCCACCGATGCCGACGTCGGCATCGCTCACGACGGCGACGCCGACCGTGCGATCTTCTTCGACGAACACGGCGCGTACGTCGAAGGTGACGCCACCCTCGCCGCGCTCGCTGCAGCCGAACTCGAGGCCGGCGATACGGCCGTCTCCGCGGTCAACGTCTCCCAGCGGCTGGTCGACGTCGCCGCCGACGCCGACGCCGACCTCGAGCTCACCCCGATCGGATCGACGAACATCATCACCCGCATCCGCGAACTCGAGGCCGGCGGCCGGCCGGTCCCGATCGCTGGTGAGGGCAACGGCGGTATCTTCTTCCCCGGCTACCGCCTCTCGCGGGACGGCGCCCACACCGCCGCGCGCTTTCTCGAACTCGTCGCCCAGCAGCCGGTGAGCGAGATCGTCGCCCCCTTCGACGGCTACGCCAACGTCCGCCGAAACCTCGAGTACGAGTCGACCGCCGAACGCGACGCCATGCTCGACGCGGCGGCGAACCACGCCCAGGCCGCCGACGCCGAACTCAACACCCGTGACGGCTACCGCCTCGATTACGGCGATGCCTGGGTGCTCGCCCGCCCCTCGGGGACCGAACCTCTCGTGCGAGTCTACGCGGAAGCTCGCGACGAAGATCGGGCGACCGAGCTGGCGACCGAGCTGTACGAGACGCTCCTCGACGCGAAAGCAAGCGCCTGA
- a CDS encoding HVO_0234 family beta-propeller protein, with translation MQSIEEKRVYGDRTGAVDAYVACSIGVVRVHVADDAIGEFSLRARCDARDLAATDDALAVATDEDVRILALEEGDDGPAFVETGFGPAVAVGADGSDLLAADETGRVARRRADEDGWERLTDEPFAAVNAIDGSLVGTESGVYRVHGGDLDHAGLTDVRDVAAASVPLAATADGLYKLGNGWMAIRDGPFDVVASSPGDEYGRLERAHAVADEAVTAYDGEAWRTLESPDGRIVDVAYGEPTYAVTADGTFLVASDDPDSPAWRRRSLGVDDARALALAPTA, from the coding sequence ATGCAATCGATCGAGGAGAAACGCGTCTACGGCGACCGAACCGGGGCGGTCGACGCCTACGTCGCCTGTTCGATCGGAGTCGTTCGCGTCCACGTCGCCGACGACGCCATCGGCGAGTTCTCGCTTCGAGCCCGCTGTGACGCGCGCGACCTCGCCGCGACCGACGACGCCCTCGCCGTCGCGACGGACGAAGACGTTCGCATTCTCGCCCTCGAGGAGGGCGACGACGGCCCCGCGTTCGTCGAAACCGGGTTCGGCCCGGCGGTCGCCGTCGGGGCCGACGGCTCGGACCTGTTGGCGGCCGACGAGACGGGACGAGTCGCCCGCCGACGAGCCGACGAAGACGGGTGGGAACGTCTCACCGACGAACCGTTCGCGGCGGTCAACGCGATCGATGGCTCCCTCGTCGGAACCGAAAGCGGCGTCTATCGCGTCCACGGCGGCGACCTCGACCACGCCGGCCTCACCGACGTTCGCGACGTCGCCGCAGCGAGCGTTCCGCTCGCGGCCACTGCCGACGGGTTGTACAAACTCGGTAACGGCTGGATGGCGATCCGCGATGGACCGTTCGACGTCGTCGCCTCGAGTCCGGGCGACGAGTACGGCCGTCTCGAACGAGCACACGCCGTCGCGGACGAGGCGGTCACAGCGTACGACGGGGAAGCGTGGCGGACGCTCGAGTCGCCGGACGGCCGGATCGTCGACGTCGCCTACGGCGAGCCGACCTACGCGGTGACGGCCGACGGCACGTTCCTCGTGGCGAGTGACGACCCTGACTCACCGGCCTGGCGGAGGCGGTCGCTCGGCGTCGACGACGCTCGAGCGCTCGCGCTGGCACCAACGGCGTAA
- a CDS encoding DUF7118 family protein, which yields MSEHAGSSKANDEESVEGTPLERLEAARERLERIEADVDDHGGTAVEDAADAYRKATKLLDDYVGRATGTGRETFKSYVQLEGQFTALVGSLSDDLRDRAAFENALDAIDKRRLSESDFEAAHRALEPATQYAELIDERDAARDELSEARKAASMRIRTIDDEIDERERLLELANADLEAPVERLREPIEAYDAAIREAFADYRLEAATREVFELLERSRWYPFVGYERPPDDLREYVDESPDGEHSIPELLEYAEHSRSKLTHLVADADALKRRVATQRTYLDGIDADPLTIGWPPESAGVLRRKTREYRPFVERVGDEETVTALREVRELTFDPDYDRLQTAAQAVDQLSPAERERLADGQIAEELESLRTERERLETALEVDDPV from the coding sequence ATGAGCGAGCACGCCGGTTCTTCAAAGGCCAACGACGAGGAGTCAGTCGAGGGGACACCACTCGAGCGCCTCGAAGCCGCCCGCGAGCGCCTCGAGCGAATCGAAGCCGACGTCGACGACCACGGCGGTACGGCCGTCGAGGACGCCGCAGACGCCTACCGGAAGGCGACGAAGCTCCTCGACGACTACGTCGGCAGAGCGACCGGCACCGGCCGGGAAACCTTCAAATCCTACGTCCAACTCGAGGGGCAGTTCACCGCGCTCGTCGGGAGCCTGTCCGACGATCTGCGAGACCGTGCAGCGTTCGAGAACGCGCTCGACGCCATCGACAAACGCCGGCTCAGCGAGTCAGACTTCGAGGCGGCACACCGCGCCCTCGAGCCCGCGACCCAGTATGCAGAGTTGATCGACGAACGCGACGCCGCCCGCGACGAACTCTCGGAGGCGCGCAAGGCCGCATCGATGCGGATTCGGACGATCGACGACGAGATCGACGAGCGCGAACGGCTGCTCGAACTCGCAAACGCGGATCTCGAGGCCCCCGTCGAACGGCTGCGCGAGCCGATCGAGGCTTACGACGCGGCGATCCGCGAGGCGTTCGCCGACTACCGACTCGAGGCTGCCACTCGCGAGGTCTTCGAGCTACTCGAGCGCAGCCGGTGGTACCCGTTCGTCGGTTACGAACGGCCGCCGGACGACCTTCGCGAATACGTCGACGAGAGTCCGGACGGGGAACACTCGATCCCCGAGTTACTCGAGTACGCCGAGCACTCCCGGTCGAAACTCACCCACCTGGTCGCAGACGCGGACGCCCTGAAACGACGGGTTGCCACCCAGCGAACCTACCTCGACGGAATCGACGCAGACCCGCTGACGATCGGCTGGCCGCCGGAGTCGGCCGGCGTCCTCCGCCGGAAGACCCGCGAGTACCGGCCGTTCGTCGAGCGCGTCGGCGACGAAGAAACCGTCACCGCCTTGCGCGAGGTCCGCGAGTTGACGTTCGATCCCGACTACGATCGACTCCAGACCGCCGCCCAGGCGGTCGACCAGCTGTCCCCAGCCGAGCGCGAGCGGCTGGCAGACGGACAAATTGCCGAGGAACTCGAGTCCTTGCGAACAGAGCGCGAGCGACTCGAGACCGCACTCGAGGTCGACGACCCGGTCTAA
- a CDS encoding CARDB domain-containing protein: protein MKHLVPVLLIAILVVSLPAGVAGAAGGTVTDSSDHGVAPTGPTQATGGASDVPIRNHLGAPAASIGGSDDVLHRTTTLRQLPDRPGEFETEKTFDVPDPVVSLEIDLESRATVVGAEGFEETADGTYRWTEVVDEPSIRFTMPANRTGDVGHHAGGSAVGDGFGVSTFSHGGESAARGGDGYTFVETGEWGIVRVPGISVSLQQTSSVGVDETVRIDGPGATGGDLAFFGEVSEYERPVAGETIRLVVPEAAEADLAAAPETILETLAWGSERLDVGARSDDVFVVAVPADLEWGPQGVQYGDSDAWVVADSPLEHPANVWLHEYVHVRQGYTGDDVGTTSETQWLVEAQAEYYAATLAFEKGLIEFDEFSRFLAGGERSPYADAALADPDTWTDDRTDYVKGRLVYGELDRQLRLATDGDRTAEDVFRVLNAGEGTLTGEAYLELLEQAGGETVRSAAERYVRSDETPTMWSQADHAAAFDLQGATFEYGLDGDALAAGGESWPLTERDGHDGKTTAVPVDEPVSVPVRLDNVGDRDGTADATLEVDGRVVDYTQPHLEAGEEETANLTWTPDEPGEYTLRIGDETVTVFVRSDASVHVADLDLEPTEVRPDEPVTATATVENPDEVPAAAVLEFRTHEGGVGDHPVFLEPGETATITEELLFDADGEYEVVIGEQSATVVVQTTPPAELEQVPGFGLAAAVLALSVALVAARIDRARRR, encoded by the coding sequence ATGAAGCACCTGGTCCCCGTGCTCCTGATCGCGATTCTGGTTGTCAGTCTTCCGGCCGGTGTTGCTGGTGCGGCCGGTGGCACTGTGACGGACTCGAGCGACCACGGTGTGGCCCCGACCGGGCCGACACAGGCGACTGGCGGAGCGAGTGACGTCCCGATTCGGAATCATCTCGGTGCGCCAGCGGCCAGTATCGGCGGGAGCGACGACGTCCTCCACCGGACGACGACGCTTCGGCAGTTGCCCGACCGGCCGGGTGAGTTCGAGACCGAGAAGACGTTCGACGTCCCCGATCCCGTCGTCTCGCTCGAGATCGATCTCGAGTCGAGGGCGACGGTCGTCGGGGCCGAGGGTTTCGAGGAGACCGCCGACGGCACCTATCGTTGGACCGAGGTCGTCGACGAGCCGTCGATCCGGTTTACGATGCCGGCGAACCGAACCGGCGACGTGGGCCACCACGCCGGCGGATCGGCTGTAGGCGATGGGTTCGGTGTGAGTACCTTCTCGCACGGTGGCGAATCGGCCGCTCGCGGCGGTGACGGGTATACCTTCGTCGAGACGGGCGAATGGGGGATCGTCAGGGTGCCTGGGATCAGCGTCTCGTTGCAACAGACGTCATCGGTCGGCGTCGACGAGACAGTCCGAATCGACGGGCCGGGCGCAACCGGCGGCGACCTGGCGTTCTTCGGTGAGGTATCCGAGTACGAGCGACCCGTCGCCGGGGAGACGATCAGGTTGGTCGTCCCCGAGGCAGCCGAAGCCGATCTGGCAGCCGCCCCCGAGACGATCCTCGAGACACTCGCGTGGGGGAGCGAACGCCTCGACGTCGGTGCCCGAAGTGATGACGTGTTCGTCGTCGCCGTGCCCGCCGACCTCGAGTGGGGGCCACAAGGCGTCCAGTACGGTGACTCGGACGCCTGGGTCGTCGCTGACAGCCCGCTCGAGCACCCGGCGAACGTCTGGCTCCACGAGTACGTCCACGTCCGACAGGGCTACACGGGCGACGATGTGGGGACGACGAGCGAGACGCAGTGGCTCGTCGAAGCCCAGGCGGAGTACTACGCGGCCACGCTCGCCTTCGAGAAGGGGCTGATCGAGTTCGACGAGTTCAGTCGCTTCCTCGCGGGCGGGGAACGCTCGCCGTACGCCGACGCCGCCCTCGCCGATCCCGACACGTGGACCGACGACCGCACGGATTACGTGAAGGGGCGGCTCGTCTACGGTGAACTCGACCGTCAGCTTCGGCTCGCGACCGACGGCGACCGAACCGCCGAAGACGTCTTCCGGGTGCTCAACGCCGGTGAGGGGACCCTGACCGGCGAGGCCTACCTCGAGTTACTCGAGCAGGCCGGCGGCGAGACGGTCCGGTCGGCTGCCGAGCGATACGTGAGGAGCGACGAGACGCCCACGATGTGGAGCCAGGCCGATCACGCGGCGGCGTTCGATCTGCAAGGGGCGACGTTCGAATACGGCCTCGACGGTGACGCGTTGGCGGCTGGCGGGGAGTCGTGGCCGCTAACCGAACGCGATGGCCACGACGGGAAGACGACGGCCGTTCCCGTCGACGAGCCCGTTTCGGTTCCCGTGCGCCTCGATAACGTCGGTGACCGGGACGGAACTGCCGACGCCACGCTCGAGGTCGACGGGCGGGTCGTCGACTACACCCAGCCCCATCTCGAGGCTGGCGAGGAGGAAACGGCAAATCTGACCTGGACGCCGGACGAACCCGGCGAGTACACGCTCCGGATCGGCGACGAGACGGTCACCGTGTTCGTCCGTTCCGATGCGAGCGTCCACGTCGCCGACCTCGATCTCGAGCCCACCGAGGTTCGCCCGGATGAACCCGTTACCGCGACGGCGACTGTCGAGAATCCCGACGAGGTGCCCGCCGCGGCCGTCCTCGAGTTCAGAACGCACGAGGGCGGGGTTGGTGACCATCCCGTCTTCCTCGAACCTGGAGAAACCGCGACGATCACCGAGGAGCTGCTGTTCGATGCCGACGGCGAGTACGAGGTCGTGATCGGAGAGCAGTCGGCGACGGTCGTCGTCCAGACGACCCCACCGGCGGAACTCGAGCAGGTCCCCGGATTCGGCCTCGCCGCCGCCGTGCTGGCGCTGTCGGTGGCCCTCGTCGCTGCCCGAATCGATCGGGCTCGTCGTCGGTAG